In Penicillium psychrofluorescens genome assembly, chromosome: 5, a single window of DNA contains:
- a CDS encoding uncharacterized protein (ID:PFLUO_007946-T1.cds;~source:funannotate) — protein MANTNAPIPSSNMNWRDLVAHKQRECREKIPSEWILDEKLLAQVPRRLLEYDLPRRSGLLSETELDLTEKYTASQLLPKLASGQVSSLAVTTAFCKRTAIAQQVTSCLTETFFPQALERAQFLDEYLRREGQPLGPLHGLPISLKDSFCIQDTQATVGYVSFLKHVPAMSDSALVSMLLKLGAVLYVKTNIPQTMMTGDSDNNIFGRTLNPHNTSLTAGGSSGGEGALVAFRGSILGVGTDVAGSIRIPALCCGVYGFKPTVDRIPFGGQVSGVMKGMPGIKPSAGPLAHSIADLQLLMQNVIGDGNAWEFDCTAVGAPWKQYLHQNGQNGSLNIGVLAEDQHFPLHPPIKRALNLAIERLARAGHRIVRLENPSNEYLSVAYASRLAFQYFTYGPHEDHIGASGEPLVNSVAKFAAPMFSGPWPVEQGLEPFQTIQALHVARQLVSDEWRRVWIEQKLDVILAPGAQNTAVAYDTFGWPPYTVLWNLLDYPACIIPFGKASKELDPEEIKTGDEVQPDYHPDEVDGAPCAVQVVAPRFQDERCLWAAEIIDRAIQESR, from the exons ATGGCAAATACCAACGCACCAATACCCAGTAGCAACATGAACTGGCGAGATCTCGTCGCGCATAAGCAGCGCGAATGCCGCGAGAAGATCCCAAGTGAATGGATCCTCGATGAAAAGCTCCTAGCGCAGGTTCCGCGCCGGCTACTGGAGTATGACCTCCCGCGCCGCAGCGGGCTTCTATCTGAGACCGAGCTGGATTTGACAGAGAAGTATACCGCCAGCCAGCTGCTCCCGAAATTAGCGTCTGGACAGGTTAGTTCGCTAGCTGTCACTACGGCGTTTTGTAAGCGGACGGCTATTGCACAGCAGGTG ACATCCTGCTTGACGGAGACTTTCTTCCCGCAGGCTCTAGAACGAGCTCAATTCTTAGATGAATATCTGCGCAGAGAGGGACAGCCCCTTGGCCCTCTCCATGGCCTGCCCATTAGTCTGAAAGACAGTTTCTGTATTCAGGACACGCAAGCCACGGTGGGATACGTGTCGTTCTTGAAGCATGTACCTGCGATGTCCGACTCGGCGCTTGTCAGCATGCTGCTCAAGCTGGGAGCCGTCTTGTATGTCAAGACTAATATCCCGCAGACCATGATG ACGGGAGACTCAGATAACAACATCTTCGGTCGTACCTTGAACCCGCACAACACCTCACTCACAGCCGGAGGTTCCAGCGGTGGCGAGGGCGCACTGGTTGCATTCCGCGGTTCGATCCTAGGCGTGGGCACTGACGTCGCGGGCTCAATCCGTATCCCTGCTCTATGCTGCGGGGTGTACGGGTTCAAGCCAACAGTAGATCGCATCCCATTTGGCGGACAGGTATCTGGTGTAATGAAGGGAATGCCTGGCATCAAGCCTTCCGCAGGACCATTGGCACACAGCATTGCtgatctgcagctgctgaTGCAAAACGTGATCGGAGACGGAAACGCGTGGGAGTTTGACTGCACGGCTGTCGGAGCGCCGTGGAAGCAGTATCTGCACCAGAATGGTCAAAACGGAAGTCTGAATATCGGGGTATTGGCCGAGGATCAGCATTTCCCGCTCCATCCCCCCATCAAACGAGCTCTCAACCTTGCAATCGAGCGTCTAGCACGCGCAGGCCACCGCATCGTTCGCCTTGAAAACCCTAGCAACGAATACCTGTCCGTTGCATATGCTTCACGTTTGGCATTTCAGTACTTCACTTACGGTCCACATGAAGACCACATCGGAGCCAGCGGGGAGCCCCTCGTGAACTCGGTAGCCAAATTCGCGGCGCCGATGTTCTCGGGTCCTTGGCCTGTTGAGCAAGGCCTGGAGCCGTTCCAGACGATCCAGGCGCTGCACGTGGCCAGACAGCTAGTGAGCGATGAATGGCGCCGAGTATGGATTGAGCAGAAACTGGATGTGATTCTGGCACCTGGGGCGCAGAACACGGCTGTTGCATATGATACCTTTGGATGGCCGCCGTATACGGTTTTGTGGAACCTGCTTGAT TATCCGGCCTGTATCATTCCCTTTGGCAAGGCGTCGAAGGAGCTCGACCCCGAGGAGATAAAAACAGGAGATGAGGTGCAGCCGGATT ATCACCCAGACGAAGTAGATGGAGCACCTTGCGCAGTGCAAGTCGTCGCGCCGCGCTTCCAGGACGAACGGTGCCTATGGGCAGCTGAGATCATTGATCGCGCAATTCAAGAGTCCCGGTGA
- a CDS encoding uncharacterized protein (ID:PFLUO_007947-T1.cds;~source:funannotate), translated as MSNFLNQDFGSEDEDDDFNPIAHADSDAEEKEAKGETQPAKEKPNGADDDVKDEGDAPEDEDDDAKDAAEDEDGDDDDDEEGEEEEEEAVSGRPRKRRRGGVHSFFEEEAGVDEEEDEAEEEEDELAELGHEMHPDDLDALPVGAETDDRRHRELDRQREIDASMDAEKQAQMLKERYGRNRAAASDALVVPKRLLLPSVEDPSIWGARCKPGKEREVVFSIQRRIEERPAGSRNPIRIISAFERGNVMQGWFYCEARRQADVVEGLEAIAFYYPSQKMTLVPVKEMPDLLRVQKSEELLPGGWVRIKRGRYQGDLAQIEEVETNGLNVTVRVVPRLDYGMNEDAAAARGVDAKRKRGAANMVRPPQRLFSEAEAKKKHAKYLSATSGLGGKSWNYLNDNYVDGFLIKDMRVNHLNSKNVNPRLEEVTMFARGGEDGTANLDLASLAETLKNSTAEDSYQPGDPVEVYRGEQQGLVGRTVSTRGDIVSLQVTEGELTGQTIDAPVRTLRKRFREGDHVKVIGGSRYNNELGMVVQVKDDTVTLLSDMSMQEITVFSKDLRLSAEMTTDGQLGIYDVQDLVQLDAATVACVIKVDRESLRVVDQNGSVRNVLPTQIANKIVPRRDAVATDRNGAEIRNGDTVREVYGEQRSGVIRHIHRSFLFLHNKAQAENAGITVVRTTNVVTVSARGGRPAGPDLTKLNPALNQQAGRGGGGGAMPPPQRGRDRLVGKTVTIRKGRYKGLIGTVRDADDSSAQVELYTSNKPVILARDILTPKDPVSKQTLDMGRGRGSRVPFGASGAPPARDGWQGGRTPIAAADSSRTPAWGGSSSRTPAWGGMSSAAAGAGGRTPAWKADGSRTSNPYDGSRTAYGGLGNRTPAWNSGSRTPYDGGSGFDAFASGSRTPGWGGAGGANAGNRTPAWGGLSNGRDQRDFDDAPTPGASYNAPTPGGYAPTPGASAPTPGAWPDNAPTPGGAFSAPTPGGPSKRGYDAPTPAAYPFDAPTPAMGGGGMAATPGAGYGGDDGGPRYDEGTPSP; from the exons ATGTCCAATTTTCTCAATCAGGATTTCGGTtccgaggacgaggacgatgattTTAACCCCATTGCCCACGCCGACTCGGAtgccgaggagaaggaggcgaAG GGGGAGACACAGCCGGCGAAAGAGAAACCTAACGgtgccgacgatgatgtgAAAGACGAGGGCGATGCGccagaggatgaagatgatgatgcaAAAGATGCCGCGGAAGATGAGgacggcgacgatgatgatgacgaagagggggaagaagaggaagaagaagccgttTCG GGCCGACCTCGCAAGCGCAGACGCGGTGGCGTGCACTCGTTcttcgaagaagaggccggtgtggatgaggaggaagacgaagctgaggaagaggaagatgaactCGCCGAGCTCGGTCATGAAATGCACCCGGACGACCTCGATGCCCTGCCCGTGGGCGCTGAAACAGAcgaccgccgccaccggGAGCTGGATCGCCAGCGTGAGATCGATGCGAGCATGGACGCAGAGAAGCAGGCGCAAATGCTCAAGGAACGCTACGGTCGGAATCGCGCAGCGGCGTCGGACGCTCTCGTGGTCCCTAAACGTTTGCTGCTCCCCAGTGTGGAGGATCCCAGCATCTGGGGTGCCCGCTGTAAACCAGGCAAGGAGCGTGAGGTCGTTTTCTCGATTCAGCGGAGAATTGAGGAGCGCCCCGCTGGCTCTCGGAACCCCATCCGCATTATTTCAGCCTTCGAGCGTGGAAATGTCATGCAAGGCTGGTTTTACTGTGAGGCGCGCCGGCAAGCCGATGTCGTCGAAGGCCTCGAAGCTATTGCCTTCTACTACCCATCTCAAAAGATGACTTTGGTTCCGGTGAAGGAAATGCcggatcttcttcgtgtTCAGAAGTCGGAAGAACTTCTGCCTGGTGGTTGGGTCCGCATTAAGCGCGGCAGATACCAGGGTGATTTGGCAcagatcgaggaggttgAGACGAATGGCCTGAATGTCACCGTGCGAGTCGTTCCCCGACTGGATTATGGCATGAATGAAGATGCCGCAGCGGCCCGCGGCGTCGATGCGAAGCGCAAACGTGGTGCCGCCAATATGGTTCGCCCCCCGCAGCGTCTGTTCAGCGAGGCggaagcaaagaagaagcatGCGAAGTACCTATCAGCCACTTCTGGATTGGGTGGAAAGTCCTGGAACTACCTTAACGACAATTACGTTGATGGGTTTCTCATTAAAGATATGAGAGTCAACCATTTGAATTCCAAGAATGTCAACCCTCGGCTGGAGGAGGTGACCATGTTTGCTcgtggcggcgaggatggtACGGCGAACTTGGATCTGGCCTCGCTGGCCGAGACCTTGAAGAACTCTACCGCCGAAGACTCTTACCAACCAGGGGACCCCGTGGAGGTGTATCGAGGCGAACAGCAGGGCCTGGTTGGTCGCACGGTGTCGACTCGGGGCGATATCGTCTCATTGCAAGTCACCGAAGGTGAACTTACCGGTCAGACCATTGACGCGCCTGTTCGTACTCTCCGCAAACGCTTCCGGGAGGGTGATCACGTCAAGGTGATTGGGGGCAGCCGATACAACAATGAACTGGGCATGGTGGTGCAGGTCAAGGATGATACCGTCACCCTTCTCAGCGACATGAGCATGCAGGAGATCACGGTCTTCAGCAAAGACCTCCGCCTCTCTGCCGAAATGACTACTGATGGACAACTGGGCATATATGATGTTCAGGACTTGGTCCAACTTGA CGCCGCCACGGTTGCCTGTGTCATCAAAGTCGACCGCGAGTCTCTGCGAGTCGTGGATCAGAACGGTTCTGTTCGCAATGTCCTTCCCACCCAAATTGCCAACAAGATCGTTCCTCGCCGCGATGCAGTAGCAACTGACCGCAATGGCGCCGAGATCCGAAATGGCGATACCGTCCGCGAGGTTTACGGGGAGCAGAGAAGCGGCGTCATTCGCCATATCCACCGTtcattcctcttcttgcACAACAAGGCGCAGGCTGAAAATGCCGGTATCACTGTAGTGCGAACAACAAACGTCGTCACCGTGTCGGCGAGAGGCGGCCGGCCTGCCGGACCCGATCTCACAAAGCTGAATCCCGCCCTGAATCAGCAGGCTGgaagaggtggtggtggtggtgcaatGCCACCTCCTCAACGTGGCCGTGACAGGTTGGTCGGAAAGACCGTGACGATTCGGAAAGGTCGTTACAAGGGTCTCATTGGTACTGTGCGGGATGCAGACGACTCATCTGCTCAGGTTGAGCTCTACACATCCAACAAGCCCGTGATTTTAGCCCGGGATATCCTGACTCCCAAAGA CCCCGTTTCCAAACAAACGCTTGATATGGGTCGTGGGAGAGGCTCCCGTGTACCATTCGGTGCATCTGGTGCTCCCCCGGCAAGAGATGGATGGCAGGGTGGTCGGAcccccatcgccgccgccgattCTTCAAGAACTCCGGCGTGGGGAGGGTCATCTTCACGTA CACCTGCTTGGGGTGGCATGAGCAGTGCCGCGGCCGGGGCCGGTGGCCGCACTCCGGCATGGAAGGCGGACGGATCACGCACTTCAAACCCCTACGATGGAAGTCGCACGGCCTATGGCGGGCTTGGAAACCGCACTCCCGCATGGAATTCTGGCTCCCGGACCCCATACGATGGAGGATCTGGCTTCGATGCCTTCGCTTCTGGGTCTCGCACTCCTGGCTggggtggtgctggtggtgccAACGCTGGCAATCGCACCCCTGCTTGGGGCGGACTTTCCAACGGTCGAGACCAGCGAGATTTCGATGACGCTCCTACGCCCGGTGCTAGTTACAATGCACCTACTCCTGGGGGGTACGCACCAACGCCAGGCGCATCCGCCCCGACCCCTGGCGCATGGCCTGACAATGCCCCCACTCCCGGCGGAGCTTTCAGCGCGCCTACCCCCGGCGGTCCCTCCAAGCGAGGCTATGATGCGCCGACGCCTGCTGCATACCCCTTCGATGCACCGACACCGGCGATGGGTGGAGGAGGCATGGCTGCCACGCCTGGAGCAGGCTATGgtggggatgatggtggaCCGCGGTACGATGAGGGCACCCCCAGCCCGTAA